A genomic window from Cytobacillus suaedae includes:
- a CDS encoding UvrB/UvrC motif-containing protein: MICQECNKRPATLHFTKIVNGEKTEVHICEHCAQEKSEMFMFSGNGFSINNLLAGLLNIEPSISETKPFINNEITQCPRCNMTFQKFAKVGRFGCSECYKAFNKHLTPILKRLHSGNTAHIGKIPKRAGGKIHIRKEIEELKQSLQEQIVNEEFEQAAILRDQIRALEKKVSEHGEGES, encoded by the coding sequence GTGATTTGTCAGGAATGTAATAAGAGACCTGCGACCTTGCATTTTACAAAAATAGTGAATGGTGAAAAAACAGAGGTTCATATTTGTGAACATTGTGCCCAGGAGAAAAGTGAGATGTTTATGTTTTCGGGGAATGGGTTTTCAATTAATAATTTGCTAGCAGGTTTATTAAATATTGAACCTTCCATTAGCGAAACGAAACCATTTATTAATAATGAAATTACTCAGTGTCCACGCTGTAATATGACATTTCAAAAGTTTGCCAAGGTAGGAAGATTTGGTTGCTCCGAATGTTATAAAGCCTTTAATAAGCATCTAACACCAATCTTAAAAAGGTTGCATAGTGGGAATACAGCACATATAGGTAAGATTCCGAAAAGAGCCGGAGGAAAAATTCATATCCGTAAAGAGATTGAAGAGCTAAAACAAAGTCTTCAAGAACAAATTGTTAATGAGGAATTCGAACAAGCAGCTATACTTCGAGATCAAATTCGTGCCTTAGAAAAAAAGGTAAGTGAACATGGAGAGGGGGAAAGTTAA
- the radA gene encoding DNA repair protein RadA yields the protein MAKKKTKFICQSCGYESPKWMGKCPGCEAWNTFVEEIEAKPSRRGAFVHSNSSIVTKPSPISSIETSSEPRMYTSISEFNRVLGGGIVRGSLVLIGGDPGIGKSTLLLQVSSQLASKEKVLYISGEESVKQTKLRSDRLGVVSDQLFVLAETDLEYISQAIEQTNPGFVVVDSIQTVYHSEVTSAPGSVSQVRECTSELMKIAKTKGIAIFIVGHVTKEGSIAGPRLLEHMVDTVLYFEGERHHTYRILRAVKNRFGSTNEMGIFEMKESGLEEVANPSEIFLEERSKGAAGSTVVASMEGTRPVLVEIQALISPTSFGNPRRMATGIDHNRVSLLMAVLEKRVGLLLQNQDAYLKVAGGIKLDEPAIDLAVAVSIASSFRDQPPKPTDVFIGEVGLTGEVRRVARIEQRVQEAAKLGFERVIIPERNLGGWTLPKGVEVIGVASVREALQYTLGG from the coding sequence ATGGCAAAGAAAAAAACAAAGTTTATCTGTCAATCATGTGGTTATGAATCACCAAAATGGATGGGAAAGTGTCCGGGATGTGAAGCATGGAATACATTCGTTGAAGAAATCGAAGCGAAGCCCTCAAGAAGAGGTGCGTTTGTCCACAGTAACTCCTCAATTGTCACCAAACCTTCACCAATCTCTTCAATTGAAACAAGTAGCGAGCCCCGTATGTACACTTCAATTTCTGAATTTAATCGTGTTCTAGGAGGGGGGATTGTTAGAGGGTCTCTCGTGTTAATTGGCGGTGATCCAGGGATCGGAAAGTCGACATTGTTATTACAAGTTTCTTCACAGCTTGCAAGTAAAGAGAAAGTATTATATATCTCAGGTGAAGAATCAGTTAAACAAACAAAACTCCGTTCAGATCGGCTTGGTGTTGTATCTGATCAGTTGTTCGTTTTAGCTGAAACAGACTTAGAATATATTTCCCAGGCTATCGAACAAACAAACCCAGGCTTTGTAGTTGTAGACTCCATTCAAACAGTCTATCATTCAGAGGTTACCTCTGCGCCAGGAAGTGTTTCCCAAGTAAGAGAATGTACTTCTGAATTGATGAAAATTGCTAAAACTAAAGGGATTGCTATTTTCATTGTGGGCCATGTTACGAAAGAGGGTTCTATTGCAGGTCCGAGATTATTAGAGCATATGGTTGATACAGTGTTATATTTCGAAGGAGAGAGACATCATACATACCGTATATTGAGAGCGGTAAAAAACCGTTTTGGCTCGACAAATGAAATGGGCATTTTTGAAATGAAGGAATCAGGGTTAGAAGAAGTGGCTAATCCGTCAGAAATTTTCTTAGAAGAACGGTCAAAGGGAGCAGCGGGATCCACTGTTGTTGCTTCAATGGAGGGAACAAGACCGGTATTAGTCGAAATTCAAGCATTAATATCACCAACTAGCTTTGGAAATCCAAGACGTATGGCAACTGGTATCGATCACAACCGCGTATCCTTACTAATGGCGGTTCTTGAAAAGAGAGTTGGACTTCTTTTACAAAATCAAGATGCCTATTTAAAAGTAGCTGGCGGAATAAAATTGGATGAACCTGCGATTGATTTGGCTGTCGCGGTTAGCATTGCTTCTAGCTTTCGTGATCAACCACCAAAGCCGACCGATGTTTTTATTGGAGAGGTCGGTCTAACAGGTGAAGTAAGGCGAGTGGCTAGGATTGAACAAAGGGTTCAGGAGGCTGCTAAACTTGGCTTTGAACGAGTAATCATTCCAGAGCGTAACTTAGGAGGTTGGACACTACCAAAAGGAGTAGAGGTTATAGGAGTGGCTAGTGTGAGGGAAGCTTTACAATACACGTTAGGGGGATAA
- a CDS encoding protein arginine kinase translates to MSLQRFINQAISSWMNQEGPDSDIVLSSRIRLARNFEDMLFPTLSTNEEAQSIVKLFEERFEKKSFQEIGEFELLKMDELQPLEKRVLVEKHLISPHLAKDATFGACLLSENEEISIMINEEDHIRIQCLYPGFQLNEALKVASELDDWIEQYVDYAFDEKKGYLTTCPTNVGTGMRASVMMHLPALILTDQMKRIIPAINQLGLVVRGIYGEGSEALGNLFQISNQMTLGKTEEDIVEDLNSVVSQLISQERSAREALVKTSNIQLEDRVYRSYGVLANSRIIESKEAAKCLSDVRLGIDLGILKNISRTILNELMILTQPGFLQLYSGGALRANERDIRRATLIRERLKLEEENTNELGG, encoded by the coding sequence ATGTCACTACAACGTTTTATCAATCAAGCTATTAGCTCTTGGATGAATCAGGAAGGCCCTGACTCTGATATTGTTTTAAGCAGTCGAATACGATTAGCTAGAAATTTTGAGGATATGCTTTTCCCAACTCTATCTACTAATGAAGAAGCTCAGTCTATCGTAAAGTTATTTGAAGAAAGATTTGAAAAAAAATCTTTTCAAGAGATCGGTGAATTTGAATTACTTAAAATGGATGAACTTCAGCCACTAGAGAAAAGAGTATTAGTGGAAAAGCACTTAATTAGTCCACACTTAGCAAAAGATGCTACATTTGGTGCTTGCCTTTTATCTGAGAATGAAGAAATTAGCATTATGATTAATGAAGAAGACCATATTCGAATACAATGTCTGTACCCCGGATTTCAATTAAATGAAGCACTAAAGGTAGCGAGTGAACTAGATGATTGGATAGAGCAATATGTAGATTATGCATTTGATGAAAAGAAAGGCTACTTAACAACCTGCCCTACAAATGTTGGAACCGGAATGCGTGCTTCAGTCATGATGCATCTTCCAGCTTTAATTCTAACCGACCAAATGAAACGGATTATTCCGGCTATTAATCAACTTGGTTTAGTTGTGAGAGGGATATATGGTGAAGGTAGTGAGGCTTTAGGTAATTTATTTCAAATATCCAATCAAATGACACTTGGAAAAACAGAAGAGGATATTGTTGAGGATCTAAATAGTGTTGTCAGCCAATTGATTTCACAAGAACGATCTGCGAGAGAAGCATTAGTTAAGACTTCAAACATACAATTAGAAGATAGAGTATATCGCTCTTATGGTGTACTGGCAAATAGCCGTATTATTGAGTCGAAGGAAGCAGCAAAATGCTTGTCTGATGTTCGATTAGGAATTGATCTAGGAATTTTAAAGAACATCTCCAGAACAATCTTGAATGAATTAATGATATTAACACAACCTGGTTTTTTACAGTTATATTCAGGTGGTGCATTAAGAGCAAATGAAAGAGATATAAGAAGAGCCACATTAATTCGAGAACGATTAAAGCTTGAAGAAGAAAATACAAATGAGCTTGGAGGTTGA
- a CDS encoding CtsR family transcriptional regulator — protein MKNISDIIEQYLKQVLDRSDRDIVEIKRSEIAHRFECVPSQINYVINTRFTLERGYIVESKRGGGGYIRIMKVQSHDDAHLLKQLINLIDRRISQASAEDVISRLVEEGVLSGREAKIMLSVIDRSVLFIELPYRDELRARMIKAMLTSLMYK, from the coding sequence GTGAAAAATATTTCCGATATTATCGAGCAATATTTAAAACAAGTTCTTGATAGAAGTGATCGGGATATTGTTGAGATAAAGCGAAGTGAAATCGCTCATCGATTTGAATGTGTGCCATCACAGATAAATTATGTAATAAATACTAGATTCACATTAGAGCGTGGTTATATTGTGGAGAGTAAACGTGGTGGAGGCGGATATATTCGAATCATGAAAGTACAATCTCATGATGATGCACATCTTCTAAAACAATTAATAAATTTAATAGATAGACGAATTTCACAAGCAAGTGCTGAAGATGTGATATCCCGATTGGTTGAAGAGGGTGTCCTCTCAGGTAGAGAAGCAAAAATCATGCTTAGTGTTATTGACCGATCTGTCTTATTTATTGAACTTCCATATAGAGATGAGTTACGAGCAAGAATGATAAAGGCTATGCTGACTTCCTTAATGTACAAGTAA
- the disA gene encoding DNA integrity scanning protein DisA: MIEHHQNDKSLNHILRFIAPGTPIREGIDNVLRAKTGGLIVVGYNEIVKEVVDGGFQINSPFSPAYLYELAKMDGAIILNESGSKILYANAQLVPSTNTLSTETGMRHRTAERVARQTGALVIAISQRRNVITLYQGEFRYALKDIGVILTKANQAIQTLEKYKTVLDQAITDLGALEFEELVTHAEVLQVLHRIEMVLRIKSEILCYINELGTEGRLLRLQMTELLVNVEKEAALVIKDYMKDRASEPYEILDKLQELSNEELLDDTIILKLLGYSVATDPDEVVATRGYRILNKIPRLPPLIIENLVSTFQNMKQIMQSSVEQLDEVEGIGEVRARKIKEGLKRIREQLFIDRQI; the protein is encoded by the coding sequence ATGATTGAACACCATCAAAACGATAAGAGTTTAAATCATATTCTTCGGTTTATTGCTCCTGGCACACCTATTCGGGAAGGGATTGATAATGTACTTCGCGCCAAAACAGGTGGTCTAATTGTTGTTGGGTATAATGAAATCGTTAAGGAAGTTGTAGATGGTGGTTTTCAAATAAATAGCCCTTTTTCACCGGCTTATTTATATGAACTAGCCAAAATGGACGGAGCAATCATTTTAAATGAATCCGGAAGTAAAATTTTATATGCAAACGCACAACTTGTCCCAAGTACTAATACATTATCTACTGAAACCGGAATGCGCCATCGAACAGCTGAACGGGTTGCAAGGCAAACTGGTGCACTAGTGATTGCTATTTCACAACGAAGAAATGTGATAACCCTCTATCAAGGTGAATTCCGTTATGCACTAAAGGATATTGGGGTAATCTTAACAAAAGCAAATCAAGCTATACAAACATTAGAAAAATATAAAACTGTACTTGATCAGGCAATCACCGATCTTGGGGCACTTGAATTCGAGGAGTTAGTAACGCATGCCGAGGTGTTACAAGTTCTTCATCGAATTGAAATGGTTCTTCGAATTAAAAGTGAGATTCTTTGCTACATTAATGAATTAGGAACAGAGGGAAGGCTTCTTCGCTTGCAAATGACAGAGCTTTTGGTGAACGTAGAAAAAGAAGCAGCTCTCGTCATAAAGGATTATATGAAGGATCGAGCTAGTGAGCCTTATGAAATATTAGATAAACTCCAAGAGCTATCAAACGAGGAATTACTGGATGATACGATCATTTTAAAATTATTAGGATATTCAGTAGCAACAGATCCAGATGAAGTAGTGGCCACTAGGGGCTATCGTATTTTAAATAAAATCCCAAGACTACCTCCACTCATCATAGAAAATTTAGTATCAACCTTTCAAAATATGAAACAAATTATGCAATCATCCGTAGAACAGTTAGATGAGGTTGAAGGAATAGGAGAGGTACGCGCAAGAAAGATCAAAGAGGGGTTAAAAAGAATTAGAGAACAGTTATTTATTGATAGACAAATATGA
- a CDS encoding MgtC/SapB family protein — protein sequence MSIRIFLAAILSGLVGLEREIKRHPAGFRTHLLVGVGSCLMMLLSLYGFGPYLNEHDNIRFDPARIPSYVISGIGFLGAGTILVKGATIRGLTTAASIWVVAGLGLIVGVGMFAPAILTTAVVLLSLIFLNKFESVVLNRSKAQFFHIVVNKDDISLSTILNVFDSHKVKIMNVSLRYGKGKNNRTIRYTIEADVKNPEEKIKVFEQLSRMERIEKIF from the coding sequence ATGAGTATTCGCATATTTTTAGCGGCGATTTTAAGTGGACTAGTAGGACTTGAACGTGAGATTAAACGGCATCCTGCAGGGTTTCGAACACACTTACTTGTTGGAGTAGGTTCTTGCTTAATGATGTTATTGTCATTGTATGGATTTGGTCCGTATTTAAATGAACATGATAACATTCGGTTTGATCCTGCCCGAATACCGTCATATGTAATCAGTGGTATAGGTTTCTTAGGAGCAGGGACAATCCTAGTAAAAGGTGCAACGATTCGTGGATTAACGACCGCAGCCTCTATTTGGGTAGTAGCAGGGTTAGGATTAATCGTAGGAGTTGGAATGTTTGCTCCAGCTATTTTAACGACAGCTGTCGTTTTACTTAGTCTAATTTTCTTAAACAAATTCGAATCGGTCGTATTAAATAGGTCAAAAGCACAATTTTTTCATATAGTAGTTAATAAGGATGACATCTCGCTGTCGACCATTTTAAATGTATTTGACTCACATAAGGTAAAAATAATGAATGTATCTTTACGGTATGGTAAGGGAAAGAACAACCGAACAATTCGTTATACAATTGAAGCTGATGTAAAAAATCCAGAAGAAAAGATAAAAGTATTTGAACAATTATCAAGAATGGAGAGGATTGAAAAAATCTTTTAA
- a CDS encoding ATP-dependent Clp protease ATP-binding subunit, with protein sequence MMFGRFTERAQKVLALAQEEAVRLGHNNIGTEHILLGLIREGEGIAAKALVALGLGPEKIQKEVEALIGRGQDASQTIHYTPRAKKVIELSMDEARKLGHSYVGTEHILLGLIREGEGVAARVLNNLGVSLNKARQQVLQLLGSNESSSGHQGGGASNANTPTLDSLARDLTAIAREGSLDPVIGRSKEIQRVIEVLSRRTKNNPVLIGEPGVGKTAIAEGLAQQIINNEVPETLRDKRVMTLDMGTVVAGTKYRGEFEDRLKKVMDEIRQAGNIILFIDELHTLIGAGGAEGAIDASNILKPSLARGELQCIGATTLDEYRKYIEKDAALERRFQPIQVDEPTIEESIQILQGLRDRYEAHHRVSITDESIVQAVKLSDRYISDRFLPDKAIDLIDEAGSKVRLRSYTAPPNLKELEQKLEGVRKEKDAAVQSQEFEKAASLRDSEQRLREKLEETKKSWKEKQGQENSEVTVDDIATVVANWTGIPVAKLAQTETEKLLNMEDILHSRVIGQEEAVKAVSKAVRRSRAGLKDPKRPTGSFIFLGPTGVGKTELARALAESIFGDEDAMIRIDMSEYMEKHSTSRLVGSPPGYVGYEEGGQLTEKVRRKPYSVVLLDEIEKAHPDVFNILLQVLEDGRLTDSKGRTVDFRNTIVIMTSNVGASTLKRNKYVGFNLQDETQDYKDMKSKVMEELKKSFRPEFLNRIDEIIVFHALEKKHLKEIVTLMSDQLTKRLIEQEIKLELTDAAKDKIVEEGHDLEYGARPLRRAIQKQVEDRLSEELLRGTIEKGQSIILDIDNGEFVVRSAEKVK encoded by the coding sequence ATGATGTTTGGAAGATTTACTGAGCGAGCACAAAAAGTATTAGCACTTGCCCAAGAAGAAGCGGTGCGTTTAGGACATAACAACATTGGTACAGAACACATTTTGCTAGGATTAATTCGTGAAGGTGAAGGAATTGCAGCAAAAGCTTTAGTTGCTTTAGGATTAGGTCCTGAGAAAATTCAAAAAGAAGTAGAGGCCCTTATTGGACGCGGGCAGGACGCCTCACAAACAATCCATTATACACCTAGAGCGAAAAAAGTAATTGAGTTATCAATGGATGAGGCTAGAAAGCTAGGCCACTCATATGTAGGAACGGAACATATTCTGCTTGGATTGATCCGTGAAGGTGAGGGAGTAGCAGCAAGGGTTTTAAATAATCTTGGTGTTAGTTTAAACAAGGCTAGACAACAGGTACTACAATTACTAGGTAGCAATGAGTCTTCTTCAGGGCATCAAGGAGGAGGAGCATCTAATGCAAATACTCCGACACTTGATAGTTTAGCAAGAGACTTAACTGCTATCGCAAGGGAAGGCAGTCTTGACCCCGTTATTGGTCGTAGCAAAGAGATACAGCGTGTAATCGAGGTACTAAGTCGTCGTACAAAGAATAATCCTGTTCTCATTGGTGAGCCTGGTGTGGGTAAGACAGCAATTGCTGAAGGATTAGCTCAGCAAATTATTAACAATGAGGTACCAGAAACGTTAAGAGATAAGCGTGTAATGACATTAGATATGGGAACTGTTGTAGCTGGAACGAAATATCGTGGTGAATTTGAAGACCGACTGAAAAAAGTAATGGATGAAATTCGTCAAGCTGGGAATATCATTTTATTCATTGATGAGCTTCATACGTTAATTGGTGCTGGTGGAGCAGAAGGTGCCATCGATGCTTCTAATATATTAAAACCGTCATTAGCACGTGGAGAGCTGCAATGTATCGGAGCTACGACGCTAGATGAATATCGAAAATACATTGAAAAGGATGCTGCTTTAGAACGAAGATTCCAGCCTATACAAGTGGATGAACCTACTATTGAAGAATCCATTCAAATTTTACAGGGACTAAGAGATCGCTATGAAGCGCATCATCGTGTATCAATTACTGATGAATCTATCGTTCAGGCTGTAAAACTATCTGACCGCTATATCTCAGATCGTTTTTTACCAGATAAAGCAATTGATTTAATTGATGAAGCAGGTTCAAAAGTTCGTTTACGTTCCTATACTGCTCCTCCTAATTTAAAAGAGCTCGAGCAAAAGCTAGAAGGTGTTAGGAAGGAAAAGGACGCTGCAGTTCAAAGTCAAGAATTTGAAAAGGCGGCATCTTTACGTGATAGTGAACAACGCTTGAGAGAAAAGCTTGAAGAAACAAAGAAGAGCTGGAAAGAAAAACAAGGACAAGAGAACTCTGAAGTTACTGTAGATGATATCGCAACAGTTGTAGCGAACTGGACTGGTATTCCTGTAGCTAAGTTAGCTCAAACAGAAACTGAAAAGTTATTGAATATGGAGGATATCCTTCATTCACGTGTAATTGGACAGGAAGAAGCTGTAAAAGCGGTGTCTAAGGCAGTCAGACGTTCAAGAGCAGGCTTAAAGGATCCTAAACGTCCAACAGGTTCATTTATTTTCTTAGGACCAACGGGTGTAGGTAAAACAGAGCTAGCAAGAGCATTAGCTGAATCAATTTTCGGTGATGAGGACGCGATGATCCGTATTGATATGTCAGAGTATATGGAAAAGCATTCAACTTCAAGATTAGTAGGCTCGCCTCCAGGATATGTTGGATACGAGGAAGGCGGACAATTAACAGAAAAGGTACGTCGTAAACCTTATTCTGTCGTTCTACTAGATGAAATTGAAAAGGCACATCCAGACGTATTTAATATTTTATTACAGGTTCTAGAAGATGGTCGCTTAACAGATTCTAAAGGTCGAACTGTGGATTTCCGTAATACAATCGTCATTATGACCTCTAACGTAGGGGCAAGCACACTAAAGAGAAACAAGTATGTTGGATTTAATTTACAAGATGAAACGCAAGATTATAAGGACATGAAGAGTAAGGTAATGGAGGAGCTTAAAAAGTCTTTCCGCCCAGAGTTCTTAAATCGTATTGATGAAATAATCGTGTTCCATGCTTTAGAGAAAAAGCATCTGAAAGAGATTGTTACATTAATGTCTGATCAATTAACAAAACGATTAATTGAACAGGAAATTAAGTTAGAACTAACGGATGCTGCAAAAGATAAAATTGTGGAAGAAGGCCACGATTTAGAATATGGAGCAAGACCTTTACGTAGAGCAATACAAAAACAAGTCGAAGATCGTCTATCTGAGGAATTATTAAGAGGAACGATTGAAAAGGGTCAAAGTATTATTCTAGACATCGACAATGGTGAATTTGTCGTTAGGTCTGCTGAAAAGGTAAAATAG